AACCATTCCTTTTTCTTTTACCTTTAACGGATTTTATGGTACTATTTTCCCAACGCAAAAGGGGCATATGTACGTCATGAAAAGAATACCGAGCATTATGCTTAAGAAGCCTATTTTATTAGGCTCAATCACATTTGTTGTCAATCTTTTTATCAGTTCAATACCCGTTTTAATTCTGCATGAAAAACATCTCGAACAGAATAAAAATATGTTTTCTATCTCGACGCTTTTAGATAACCAGCATCTTTTAGAGCAGCAAGCGATTGTCAATAGTGCCCTTTTTTATTCCTTCTTATTTTCCATTACCCTCTCTATCTTAATTGTTTTTTTGACCACATTTTTAAAAAAATCTTACCTTGAAGTTGAAAACCTCTCCCATTACGATGGACTGACAAAATTGTACAACCGTTTAATGTTTATGGAGATTTTTCAAAAAGAGATTCAAAAAGTTAAACGCACAAAAAATCACCTCTTTTTGGTGATTTTAGATATTGATGATTTTAAACCTATTAATGATACCTATGGGCATCTTGTAGGTGATGATGCGATTAAAACAACCGCTGATACCTTGCAACGTCTTTTACGAGAATCTGATACCATTGCACGTTTTGGTGGCGATGAGTTTATTATCTGTATTGTTGATCCGGATAAAGAGGCTGCTTCAACCATTGTCAATCGCATCTTAAATGAATTTAACCATAAGATGATCCCCGTAATACGCAATAATGAGATACAAGACCTTCAAATCAATCTGAGCATTGGCTACACCGCGTACAAAAATGAAGATGATTTTAAAACGATGCTTCAACGCGCCGATCAAGCGCTTTACATCTCTAAAGAAGCCGGCAAAAACACCGCTACGTACATTGCTTAAAAAACATTAAGACTCTGCTTTGCTTCTTATACTAAGAAGTCTATTAATCAAGCTTTTACCCCCATTTTTGTATAATCTCCCAAAAAATACAGAAGGCACACAGACTCATGAGTGAAAAAAGCACCGTTTACAACCCCAAAGAGATTGAAGAACGTTTTTACGCTATTTGGGAACAAAGAGGCTATTTTGAGATCGATGGCAATAAAATGATTCAAGAAGAAGGCAAAAACTTCTGTATCATGATGCCACCTCCCAATGTCACGGGAAGCCTCCACATCGGACATGCGCTTACCTTTACCTTGCAAGACATCATTACGCGTTACAAACGCATGGATGGTTTTAAAACGTTATGGCAACCGGGCATGGACCATGCAGGCATTGCGACACAAAACGTCGTTGAAAAACAACTTTTGGCGCAAGGCATTAAAAAAGAAGAGCTTGGGCGTGAGAAATTCTTAGAGAAAGTCTGGGAATGGAAAGCGTACAGCGGCGGTCAGATTTTCAATCAAATGCGTAAACTTGGCACCTCTCCTGCGTGGAGTAGAGAACGCTTTACGATGGATGATGGACTCAAAAACTCTGTTAAAAAAGCGTTTGTTAAGTACTACAAAGAGGGTCTTATCGTTCGTGGCAACTACATGGTTAACTGGTGTACGCACGATGGCGCACTCAGTGACATCGAAGTGGAATATGAAACCCACAAAGGCAAACTCTACCATCTCAAATACTTTCTGAAAGACTCCAAAGAGTGTTTGGTTGTCGCCACCACGCGCCCTGAAACCTACTTTGGCGATACCGCCGTTATGGTTCATCCAGACGATGAGCGCTACAAGCATCTCGTGGGTCAAAAAGTTATTTTACCACTGATTGGTCGTGAAATTGAGATTATTGCCGATGAACATGTCGATATGAGCTTTGGAACCGGCTGTGTTAAAGTTACGCCTGCGCATGACATCAACGACTACGATGTCGGTAAGCGCCATGATTTAGAATTCATCACTATTTTTGATAGCAATGGTATTTTAAATGACTACTGTGGTGAATTTCAAGGCTTAGAACGTCTTGAAGCGCGCTCTCCTATTATGGCAAAACTCCAAAGTGAAGGCTTTGTCGATAAAGTTGAAGATTATGAAAACCAAGTGGGTCACTGTTATCGTTGTAAAAATGTGGTGGAACCTTACATCTCTAAACAGTGGTTTGTCAAAAAAGAGATCGCTGAGGGTGCGATTGCAAAAGTCAATGAGCACTTAGCGGAATTTTACCCAAGCCATTGGCTCAATTCGTACAATGCATGGATGAAAGAGCTTCGTGATTGGTGTATCTCTCGTCAACTCTGGTGGGGACATCAAATCCCTGTTTTCTACTGCGATGAGTGCGGACACGAGTGGGCAAGTGAAAAAGAGAGTGAGCATAAATGCCCAAAATGCAAAAGTGCGAAAGTACATCAAGACCCTGATGTACTCGATACATGGTTTAGTTCAGGTCTCTGGCCTTTTTCAACATTAGGTTGGGAAAATGGTGATGTGTTTAAAGGTGAAAAGTGGAATGAGAGTGACTTAAAAGATTTCTATCCCAATACCCTCCTTATCACTGGTTTTGACATTCTTTTCTTCTGGGTTGCACGTATGATGTTCTCAGGCGAACATACACTGGGTGAGCTTCCATTTAAAGATATTTACCTCCACGCTTTAGTTAAAGATGAACACGGGCAAAAAATGAGTAAAAGTAAAGGCAACGTGATCGATCCATTGGTGACGATTGATGAATACAGTGCCGACACCTTGCGTTTTACCCTCGCCATCCTTGCGGTTCAAGGTCGCGACATTAAACTCAGCGGCGAAAAACTGGAACAAATTCGTAACTTCACCAACAAACTCTACAATGCGTCACGCTTTTTACTTATGAATGCAAACGCATTCCCCGATTTGGAAACGATTGAGATAAAAACGGCACTGGGTGCTTACATGAAAAGCCGTTTAGCTGTGGCAATGGAAGAGGTACGCGCTCACTTTAGCGATTACCGTTTTAATGATGCCGCAACGACACTCTACCGCTTCTTGTGGGGCGAATTTTGTGACTGGGGTATTGAGCTGAGTAAAGCAGACAAACCAGCCATTGTGGAGCTTGGAGCTATCTTTAAAGAGGCAATGAAGTTGATCCATCCGTTTATGCCATTTATCTCAGAGTTTTTGTACCAAGAATTGTCTGATCAAACACTTGAAGAGAGCGAATCCATCATGGTAAAACGCTACCCTCACGCACTTAAACAAGATGAGAAAATCGAGAAAACCTTTGAGCTGGTTATCGAAGCGATCGTGGGAATTCGTCGTGCAAAAGCCAATATTGACCTTGGAAACAAAAAAATCGAACATGCGTTTATTAAAGTACCTGATACAACAAACCTTAAAGATGCGTTGAAATACATTAGTTTATTGGCAAAAGTTGAAAATATCGACTTTACAGAGACTAAAATAGCCAACTCCGCAACCGATGTAGGCGATAATATTGAAGTGTTTATTCCCCTTGATGGCGTTGATCTAGGTCCCATCGTTGAGCGACTCAACAATCAAAAAATTAAACTTGAAAAAGAAATTATGAAACTCTCTGGGATGCTCTCCAATGAACGTTTTGTCGCCAATGCCCCCAAAGAGGTCATCGCTGAGAATCAAAAAGGGTTGGATGATGCCCAATCAAAAATGGCAAAAATTGAGAGCGAATTAAACTCATTTAGTATCTAAAAATACGAATCATAACAAGGAAGAAGGAGAAAGAATGCGTTTTATTGTAACCCTAATGAGTGTGATGGTAAGCGTTATGTCATTTGCACACGCAGCCAATGATGACAAAGTTTACACCTTAACACTTGCCACAACATGGGCAGAGCAAGTACCTTTTTTAGGAACAGCGCCTGCAACATTGGCACAAACCGTTGAGACGATGTCCAATGGGCGTTTAAAAATCAAGATTGATTCACCCAACAAACACAAATCCCCTTTTGGCGTTATGGACATGGTAAAAGCGGGTCAATACGACCTTGCCTACACCGCTTCGTACTATTACAAAGGCAAAGACTATAAATTGGTCTTCTTTACCACGGTTCCCTTTGGTATGCTGATCAGTGAACAGTATGCGTGGTATAACCATGGTGGTGGCAAAGAGTTGGCGGAAAAAGTGTACAGTGCACACGGGCTTATCTCTTATCCGATGGGAACAACAGGCATGCAAATGGGTGGATGGTTTAAAAAAGAGATCAAATCATTGGCAGACCTTAAAGGCTTAAAATTCCGCATCCCAGGACAAGGTGGTGAAGTTATGGCAAAACTGGGCGTGAATGCGATGAGCACCCCTCCAGGAGAGCTGTATACCGCACTTGAACGCAATACCATTGACGCAGTTGAATGGATCAGCCCTGTATTTGACTTCTCTATGGGCTTTCATAAACTCGCCAATTACTACTACACAGGATGGCAAGAACCCGCAAGTGAGATCCAAATGCTTGCCAATAAAAAGAAAATTGAAGCGTTACCTGCTGATTTAAGAGCGATCTTAGAAGTGGCGATTCGTTCAGTGGGAAGTCAGTTAATGGAGCAAGCAACGCATGCCAATGCAGAAGCTTGGGCGAATATTGCCAAAGAGTATCCAAATGTTAAAGTCCAACAATTTCCCTCCGATGTCATGGCGGCACTGAAAAAAGCTGCACACGAAATCGAAGATGAACAAGCCGCTAAAGATCCTGTTTTTAAAGAGATTTTAGAGTCACAACGTGCTTACTTAGCAAAAGTAAGACCATGGACACTTATGGGTGAATACGGGTATTTGAAACAACTCGAAAAATAAGAGAGTATAAGGGCTTTTACCGTTTTACATGTAAAGGTAAAAGCCCTCTTCTTTTTGCCTCGTTGCTTACGCTTTGGGGCGAAAAGGTTTGATCACTGCTTCGTTACATGTAAGAAACGGTCCTTCTAAAAGATCGATGCAGTAAGGAACGGCTGGGAAGACTGCATCTAAACATTCACGAATGGATTTTGGCTTT
Above is a genomic segment from Sulfurospirillum halorespirans DSM 13726 containing:
- a CDS encoding GGDEF domain-containing protein; translated protein: MKRIPSIMLKKPILLGSITFVVNLFISSIPVLILHEKHLEQNKNMFSISTLLDNQHLLEQQAIVNSALFYSFLFSITLSILIVFLTTFLKKSYLEVENLSHYDGLTKLYNRLMFMEIFQKEIQKVKRTKNHLFLVILDIDDFKPINDTYGHLVGDDAIKTTADTLQRLLRESDTIARFGGDEFIICIVDPDKEAASTIVNRILNEFNHKMIPVIRNNEIQDLQINLSIGYTAYKNEDDFKTMLQRADQALYISKEAGKNTATYIA
- a CDS encoding valine--tRNA ligase → MSEKSTVYNPKEIEERFYAIWEQRGYFEIDGNKMIQEEGKNFCIMMPPPNVTGSLHIGHALTFTLQDIITRYKRMDGFKTLWQPGMDHAGIATQNVVEKQLLAQGIKKEELGREKFLEKVWEWKAYSGGQIFNQMRKLGTSPAWSRERFTMDDGLKNSVKKAFVKYYKEGLIVRGNYMVNWCTHDGALSDIEVEYETHKGKLYHLKYFLKDSKECLVVATTRPETYFGDTAVMVHPDDERYKHLVGQKVILPLIGREIEIIADEHVDMSFGTGCVKVTPAHDINDYDVGKRHDLEFITIFDSNGILNDYCGEFQGLERLEARSPIMAKLQSEGFVDKVEDYENQVGHCYRCKNVVEPYISKQWFVKKEIAEGAIAKVNEHLAEFYPSHWLNSYNAWMKELRDWCISRQLWWGHQIPVFYCDECGHEWASEKESEHKCPKCKSAKVHQDPDVLDTWFSSGLWPFSTLGWENGDVFKGEKWNESDLKDFYPNTLLITGFDILFFWVARMMFSGEHTLGELPFKDIYLHALVKDEHGQKMSKSKGNVIDPLVTIDEYSADTLRFTLAILAVQGRDIKLSGEKLEQIRNFTNKLYNASRFLLMNANAFPDLETIEIKTALGAYMKSRLAVAMEEVRAHFSDYRFNDAATTLYRFLWGEFCDWGIELSKADKPAIVELGAIFKEAMKLIHPFMPFISEFLYQELSDQTLEESESIMVKRYPHALKQDEKIEKTFELVIEAIVGIRRAKANIDLGNKKIEHAFIKVPDTTNLKDALKYISLLAKVENIDFTETKIANSATDVGDNIEVFIPLDGVDLGPIVERLNNQKIKLEKEIMKLSGMLSNERFVANAPKEVIAENQKGLDDAQSKMAKIESELNSFSI
- a CDS encoding TRAP transporter substrate-binding protein, encoding MRFIVTLMSVMVSVMSFAHAANDDKVYTLTLATTWAEQVPFLGTAPATLAQTVETMSNGRLKIKIDSPNKHKSPFGVMDMVKAGQYDLAYTASYYYKGKDYKLVFFTTVPFGMLISEQYAWYNHGGGKELAEKVYSAHGLISYPMGTTGMQMGGWFKKEIKSLADLKGLKFRIPGQGGEVMAKLGVNAMSTPPGELYTALERNTIDAVEWISPVFDFSMGFHKLANYYYTGWQEPASEIQMLANKKKIEALPADLRAILEVAIRSVGSQLMEQATHANAEAWANIAKEYPNVKVQQFPSDVMAALKKAAHEIEDEQAAKDPVFKEILESQRAYLAKVRPWTLMGEYGYLKQLEK